TCCTTTTTCCAACGCCTTCCCGGTGATTTCCTTGTAGTGCATCGGCTTTTTGCCGCCGAACTCCTCAAGAACCTTCTGAGCACAATCGATGAAGGAAAAGCCCGCGTTGGTGGGATGAGGTTTTGATGGCTTTTCGACAGGTGCAAGAGCCGACGCCGTGTCACCTTCTATTTCAGTTGAATCACGGAGTGCGAAGGTTTGAGGACCTACCTTTACAAAGGGCGACTTATCCCCGTTGCTCTTGATGTCGGAGTAGAGCCGGGCGCTAACGGTGGCCTCCGGTGTCTTACCATCAGACTTCCAGAGCCCAGCTTCGATGATCAGCTTGGCGATTTCAGTGGCATGGAGCGGCTTGCCTGCCTCTTTCAACACCTGGATAGCTGCACTCTGGACACTCATACTCGTTACTCCACCATGGCCTTCAGAAGGGCATCCCTGGTATCGGAATAAAACTGGATGTCGATCTTGGTCGCCATATCGTCAGATAGATCGAAAAGCTGCCGACGGCAGGAAACGGGCATCAAGAGAGCCGAGGCACCTTTTTCAACTGCGATCTCGGCGATGGTGACGGGATTGTGAATAGGCTCGAGAGAGCCACCCAGGTTAATCTCCCCCACGATGATGAGGCCGCCGC
This genomic window from Candidatus Cloacimonadota bacterium contains:
- a CDS encoding winged helix-turn-helix domain-containing protein — translated: MSVQSAAIQVLKEAGKPLHATEIAKLIIEAGLWKSDGKTPEATVSARLYSDIKSNGDKSPFVKVGPQTFALRDSTEIEGDTASALAPVEKPSKPHPTNAGFSFIDCAQKVLEEFGGKKPMHYKEITGKALEKG